From a single Pseudopipra pipra isolate bDixPip1 chromosome 7, bDixPip1.hap1, whole genome shotgun sequence genomic region:
- the ASIC4 gene encoding acid-sensing ion channel 4 isoform X1, whose protein sequence is MPIEIVCKIKFAEEDEKQKEKEEGDKESLIEEPDRPHSRDLATFASTSTLHGLGHICQSGRLGVRQTLWAFAFLASLAFFLYQAAKSALLYLEHPHVMALDEEAIREMVFPAITICNINRYRHSALTDADIFHLANMTGLPPKDRDGHKATDLLYPDPDMADIVNRTGHQLDDMLKSCNFSGENCSSRDFTVVYTRYGKCYTFNGDRKNPRVTRQGGMGNGLEIMLDIQQEEYLPIWRETNETSFEAGIRVQIHSQDEPPYIHQLGFGVSPGFQTFVSCQEQRLTYLPQPWGNCRASMQGEQMLPGYDTYSIAACRLQCEKEAVVQTCHCRMVHMPGNESICSPNVYIECADHTLDAAVEDSQERCSCPTPCNLTRYGKEISMVRIPNKGSARYLARKYNKNETYIRENFLVLDIFFEALNYEAIEQKKAYDLAGLLGDIGGQMGLFIGASILTILEILDYIYEVIRDRVSRVLRRSKPPLKKPSGSIATLGLEETKDQSPCETLGRHMEGTYNAGILPNHHHRHHYPHQGVFEDFAC, encoded by the exons ATGCCGATTGAGATCGTGTGTAAAATCAAATTTGCCGAGGAGGATGAGaagcagaaggagaaagaagaagggGACAAGGAGAGCCTGATCGAGGAGCCTGACCGGCCCCATTCTCGGGACCTGGCCACCTTTGCCAGCACCAGCACACTGCACGGCTTGGGACACATCTGTCAGTCAGGACGGCTGGGCGTGCGCCAGACCCTCTGGGCATTTGCCTTTCTGGCATCACTCGCCTTCTTCCTCTACCAGGCAGCCAAGTCAGCGCTGCTCTACCTGGAGCACCCCCATGTCATGGCCCTGGACGAGGAGGCCATCCGTGAGATGGTCTTCCCCGCCATCACCATCTGCAACATCAACCGCTACCGCCATTCGGCACTCACCGACGCTGATATTTTCCACTTGGCCAACATGACCGGGCTGCCCCCCAAGGACCGGGATGGCCACAAGGCCACGGACCTGCTCTACCCTGACCCCGACATGGCTGACATTGTCAACCGCACTGGCCACCAGCTTGACGACATGCTCAAGAGCTGCAACTTCAGCGGCGAGAACTGCTCATCCCGTGATTTCACTGTG GTCTACACACGCTATGGTAAGTGCTACACCTTCAACGGGGACCGTAAGAATCCGCGTGTGACCCGCCAAGGGGGCATGGGCAACGGGCTGGAGATCATGCTGGACATTCAGCAGGAAGAGTACCTGCCCATCTGGAGAGAGACCA ATGAGACATCATTTGAAGCTGGCATCCGAGTCCAGATCCACAGCCAGGATGAGCCGCCCTATATCCATCAGCTGGGCTTTGGTGTCTCACCCGGTTTCCAGACCTTCgtgtcctgccaggagcagcgG CTCACCTacctgccacagccatgggggaACTGCCGGGCCAGCATGCAGGGGGAGCAGATGCTGCCTGGCTATGACACCTACAGCATCGCCGCCTGCCGCCTCCAGTGTGAGAAGGAGGCCGTGGTGCAGACCTGCCACTGCCGCATGGTCCACATGCCAG GCAATGAGTCCATCTGCTCCCCCAATGTGTACATTGAGTGTGCTGACCACACACTGG ATGCAGCAGTGGAGGACAGCCAGGAGCGCTGCAGCTGCCCCACGCCGTGCAACCTGACACGCTATGGCAAGGAGATCTCCATGGTCCGCATTCCCAACAAGGGCTCGGCACGCTACCTCGCCCGCAAGTACAACAAGAACGAGACCTACATTCG GGAGAACTTTCTGGTGCTGGACATCTTCTTTGAAGCGCTCAACTATGAAGCCATTGAGCAGAAGAAAGCCTATGACCTTGCTGGGCTTCTCG ggGACATCGGGGGGCAGATGGGCCTGTTCATCGGTGCCAGCATTCTCACCATCCTGGAGATCCTGGACTACATCTATGAG GTGATCCGAGACAGGGTGAGCCGAGTTCTGCGCCGCTCCAAGCCACCCCTGAAGAAGCCCTCGGGCAGCATTGCCACACTGGGACTGGAGGAAACGAAGGACCAG agcccctgtGAGACACTGGGCCGGCACATGGAGGGCACCTACAACGCAGGCATCCTGCCCAACCACCACCACCGCCACCACTACCCTCATCAGGGTGTCTTCGAGGACTTCGCCTGCTAG
- the LOC135417263 gene encoding acid-sensing ion channel 1C-like, with protein sequence MPLPIACCQDREVLTSSQDSSAAQLAVGILRATRIPGLHYMCTRPQSRLRRLLWSLAFLASAGLLATGTADRLHHLLSHPVHTRARLTWAPQLRFPAVTLCNPNRARFLHLTKPDLYSVGQWLGLSRENRSLVPEMLAVLGEDRRAWLTHLANYSRFLPPRRSERTMQSFFHRLGHQIEDMLVECRFQGERCGPQHFAPVSLLLAGAGQLGWE encoded by the coding sequence ATGCCACTGCCCATTGCCTGCTGCCAGGACAGGGAAGTTCTGACATCATCTCAGGACAGCAGCGCTGCCCAGCTTGCCGTTGGCATCCTGCGAGCCACCCGGATTCCCGGGCTGCACTACATGTGCACCCGGCCGCAGTCCCGCCTGCGCCGCCTGCTCTGGAGCCTGGCCTTCCTGGCCTCTGCCGGGCTGCTGGCCACCGGCACTGCCGACCGCCTGCACCACCTGCTCTCGCACCCTGTGCACACCCGGGCACGCCTCACCTGGGCTCCCCAGCTCCGCTTCCCAGCCGTCACCCTCTGCAACCCCAACCGGGCGCGCTTCCTGCACCTCACCAAGCCTGACCTCTACTCGGTGGGACAGTGGCTGGGGCTGTCCCGGGAGAACCGCTCGCTGGTGCCCGAGATGCTGGCCGTGCTGGGGGAGGACCGGCGTGCATGGCTGACGCATCTGGCCAACTACTCGCGCTTCCTACCACCCCGCCGCTCCGAACGCACCATGCAGAGCTTCTTTCACCGCCTGGGCCACCAGATCGAAGACATGCTGGTGGAGTGTCGTTTTCAGGGAGAGCGCTGTGGCCCCCAACACTTTGCCCCTGTGAGTCTcctcctggcaggagcaggacagctgggctgggagtga
- the ASIC4 gene encoding acid-sensing ion channel 4 isoform X2, which produces MPIEIVCKIKFAEEDEKQKEKEEGDKESLIEEPDRPHSRDLATFASTSTLHGLGHICQSGRLGVRQTLWAFAFLASLAFFLYQAAKSALLYLEHPHVMALDEEAIREMVFPAITICNINRYRHSALTDADIFHLANMTGLPPKDRDGHKATDLLYPDPDMADIVNRTGHQLDDMLKSCNFSGENCSSRDFTVVYTRYGKCYTFNGDRKNPRVTRQGGMGNGLEIMLDIQQEEYLPIWRETNETSFEAGIRVQIHSQDEPPYIHQLGFGVSPGFQTFVSCQEQRLTYLPQPWGNCRASMQGEQMLPGYDTYSIAACRLQCEKEAVVQTCHCRMVHMPDAAVEDSQERCSCPTPCNLTRYGKEISMVRIPNKGSARYLARKYNKNETYIRENFLVLDIFFEALNYEAIEQKKAYDLAGLLGDIGGQMGLFIGASILTILEILDYIYEVIRDRVSRVLRRSKPPLKKPSGSIATLGLEETKDQSPCETLGRHMEGTYNAGILPNHHHRHHYPHQGVFEDFAC; this is translated from the exons ATGCCGATTGAGATCGTGTGTAAAATCAAATTTGCCGAGGAGGATGAGaagcagaaggagaaagaagaagggGACAAGGAGAGCCTGATCGAGGAGCCTGACCGGCCCCATTCTCGGGACCTGGCCACCTTTGCCAGCACCAGCACACTGCACGGCTTGGGACACATCTGTCAGTCAGGACGGCTGGGCGTGCGCCAGACCCTCTGGGCATTTGCCTTTCTGGCATCACTCGCCTTCTTCCTCTACCAGGCAGCCAAGTCAGCGCTGCTCTACCTGGAGCACCCCCATGTCATGGCCCTGGACGAGGAGGCCATCCGTGAGATGGTCTTCCCCGCCATCACCATCTGCAACATCAACCGCTACCGCCATTCGGCACTCACCGACGCTGATATTTTCCACTTGGCCAACATGACCGGGCTGCCCCCCAAGGACCGGGATGGCCACAAGGCCACGGACCTGCTCTACCCTGACCCCGACATGGCTGACATTGTCAACCGCACTGGCCACCAGCTTGACGACATGCTCAAGAGCTGCAACTTCAGCGGCGAGAACTGCTCATCCCGTGATTTCACTGTG GTCTACACACGCTATGGTAAGTGCTACACCTTCAACGGGGACCGTAAGAATCCGCGTGTGACCCGCCAAGGGGGCATGGGCAACGGGCTGGAGATCATGCTGGACATTCAGCAGGAAGAGTACCTGCCCATCTGGAGAGAGACCA ATGAGACATCATTTGAAGCTGGCATCCGAGTCCAGATCCACAGCCAGGATGAGCCGCCCTATATCCATCAGCTGGGCTTTGGTGTCTCACCCGGTTTCCAGACCTTCgtgtcctgccaggagcagcgG CTCACCTacctgccacagccatgggggaACTGCCGGGCCAGCATGCAGGGGGAGCAGATGCTGCCTGGCTATGACACCTACAGCATCGCCGCCTGCCGCCTCCAGTGTGAGAAGGAGGCCGTGGTGCAGACCTGCCACTGCCGCATGGTCCACATGCCAG ATGCAGCAGTGGAGGACAGCCAGGAGCGCTGCAGCTGCCCCACGCCGTGCAACCTGACACGCTATGGCAAGGAGATCTCCATGGTCCGCATTCCCAACAAGGGCTCGGCACGCTACCTCGCCCGCAAGTACAACAAGAACGAGACCTACATTCG GGAGAACTTTCTGGTGCTGGACATCTTCTTTGAAGCGCTCAACTATGAAGCCATTGAGCAGAAGAAAGCCTATGACCTTGCTGGGCTTCTCG ggGACATCGGGGGGCAGATGGGCCTGTTCATCGGTGCCAGCATTCTCACCATCCTGGAGATCCTGGACTACATCTATGAG GTGATCCGAGACAGGGTGAGCCGAGTTCTGCGCCGCTCCAAGCCACCCCTGAAGAAGCCCTCGGGCAGCATTGCCACACTGGGACTGGAGGAAACGAAGGACCAG agcccctgtGAGACACTGGGCCGGCACATGGAGGGCACCTACAACGCAGGCATCCTGCCCAACCACCACCACCGCCACCACTACCCTCATCAGGGTGTCTTCGAGGACTTCGCCTGCTAG